The genome window atattctagactCCCTTCGATACACCCTCGCCGATTGTTCCTTGGGTTTACCGCTCTGGGCTTAGGGTTACCCCAGTTTCCCTCACTAAAGTACTAGACTCGTTCTACTGGTGCTGATAAGCCCAGTTGTCTATTCTTATCGCCCGACCTTCTAGACTTTCATTGCTTCGTTGGTTGACCCAAGTTGTTCGTTAGGCTGTCGTGCTTTTACTGGCTTGTCATTGCTCGCTATTGCTCTTCTGGTGTGATCTGTCTTATTTTTGATTTCTCTTCTGTCACCTTGGGTTCttgcttcccctccatccccaccctcccttGCTGATTGTGAGGAGAAtctcatctctctctcttttcttcttcttcttcttcttcttcttcttcttcttcttcttttcccctccacaGCGGCATCTGAATGTGTGGTTTTGCCTAGATCAGTCTCACTTGCATCCAGAGCCTGGCTGTCAAGGCTACTCGTGTTGCTCACTTCTTTTTGCTCTCTCACCTGCGGCTCTGTCAGCCTACCGGTTAGTCGGCttatttgctgctgctttgcaACTGCCCTCTCTTTTCATGTGAACTGTGACTGTTGTGTCCTCTGCTGAGTTCGGTCGTCTTcgttgtctgtctgtcttctttctttctaccCACCACAATGGATGCATCTCCGAATCCTGGCTCCAATgtggagcagcagcaacagcagcaacaacaacaacaaccacccatCACACTCAGCGCTCAAGTACCCCCTGAGTCGGTTCGGGAAACCACCGTCACCATCGAGGCGGCTACAGATGACTCTACAGTCCCTGTCACAAACCCCATCACAACAAGCATTCCTTTAGAACCCCCCTCATCGGATTCACCCTCAGTCGAGATTCAGGATGAGGCACCTCGAGTCGATATCCCGCCTCCGGTGCAAGCAGACCCCGTTCCGGTAATTCAGCCCCCCCAACCGGAGCTGGAGCATGCCTACTGGGCCGATATCGAGGAGGATCTATCGGTTCCCGATGAGGCTGAAATGAAGGAAATTGAATCGGCGGCAGATGGCGACTACAGCGCCTACGAGTGTAAGCTCACACAAGCAGTTCGGACAGAGCTGTTTTAAAGAACTATGATAGCTGACAAAATCAGATGACTACTGGGAGAAGAACTTCCATCCCGATCTGGACGACCCCGAATACCTCCCGGCGGAGAAGGCCCGCATGACATGGAAGATCAAGGGCGTGCGAGGCACCCCAGACGCCCCCAACCGCGTCAAGATCATGCGTTCTCCGCCCGCGTACATGGGTGGTTATTGGTGGACCATCAAGTTCTTCCCTCGGGGGAACAATGTCAATTCCCTCAGTATCTACATCGAGTGCTCTCCGACCATGCCCCTGCCCGATAAGCATCTGCCCGAGACCGAATTCAAGGTGATGCACGGCCCGGCTGATGCAGCCCTGGATGTCAATGCACCGGACGTTGACATGAAGTTCGCTCAGACCAATGATTCCGCAAGCTGGTTGGAGGCTTTCAAGGCCCAGTACCCCGCTGCCGCTCAACAGGCAGAATCGAACGGCACCAAGTCCTGGCGGGTGTCGGCTCAAATTGGCGTCATTTTGTATAACCCCGAGGAGCCGCGGACAGGCTGGATGCAGTCCTCGTGCCATCAGTTCAACCCCCACAACCTGGACTGGGGCTGGACAAACTTCCATGGTCCCTGGGACCAGATCCACCGCCGTCAGCGAGGCCAGCGTCAGGCGCTTCTCCGCAACGATACCCTGGCGTTCGATGCGTATATCCGCATTGTCGACGACCCCACTCGCTCCCTCTGGTGGCATGCCAGTGACACCGAGCCGACGTGGGACAGCCTGAGTCTCACAGGCTATCGGCCGTTGGGTGACTCCGTCATCAACCACAGTGCCGAGGTGGCTGGGTTGGCCACCTGGGTGCATATGGCGCCCTTCTGCAAGATCATCCAGAAGGCCAATGTCCTGGAGCATCTGACTAGCTGCGATGTCAAGCCGAAGCCACTCTGTGATGCACTGCAAAAGTTCCTGTGGCAGCTGCGCTCCCGGGGCCAATCGCTGCAGTATGTGGATACGGACATGATCACCTCGACCTTGCGTAACCTGCACGAATACTCCGGCGATGTGTGCGAGTTCTGGGAACGTTTGCGCCGCACGCTCGAAATCGAACTGGCAGGCACAGACGCGGTGCAAGAATTGGCCAGGCTGTTCGACAGCCCGTCAATTGAGTCGCTTCCCAGTGAAGCGCAGACTCAGGATGTGATCAATACTGTCCCGAAGGACTTCAACTCCCGAATCTGTGTGCCAGCTGATCAAGCCAAGACCACCACTGAAGCTTTCAGTTGGTACTTGAGTGCCAAGCCGGGACGCTGGGTACTTCCACCGGTGCTTCACTTGGAGTTGGGTCGTCAGAAGCTGGACAAGGCTGCTCGGCAATGGCGACTGCTCTACAACCGAGTCGATCTGGATGAGGAGCTGGACTTGACGCCATGGCTGCTGGATAGCCAGGAAGGCAAATACGTCCTCTACGGCTACATCGTTCACCGTGGTCGGCGTACGTCTGGCAAATTCTTCAGTATTCTGCGACCGGGAGGCCCCGGAACCAGATGGCTCGCTTTCGATGATGGCAGTGATAACCGTGTCGAATGCCTGACTCGGAAGACCGCCTTGGGCCCTCACCTCGGTCTGGACGCTTCCCAGAAGGTGGACCACAAGACCGGCCATGATGTTGCCATTGCCGTGATGTACATCCGCAGTGATGTCGTCCAGGAGTTCCTGCCTGGCCCGCAAGGTCCATGGGACGTGCCCGCGAGTCTGAAAGAGTACTATGAAACGGGCATCCCTCCGGTGCAATTGGATGACAAGTGCGACAAGGATGAGATCAACGTGGAGGTCTACTCGCTGCCCAAGTACGATCAATTGGGCAGCTTGTTCGATACGTATGATTTGATGTCACAGGCCAAGTTGGAAAACGGTGTCATGTATCTGACTGTGCCCCGCTCGTCCAACTATGTTGATCTCCGAAAGAAGATTGCCCTGTGGGCATCTGCCAAGTCTAGCGAGAACACTTGCGCCGAGCATGTCCGGCTGTGGCAGATCGGTCACACTCGTGACCAGTTCGGGCCTACCCTTGCATTTGCTCGTATCTCCGACCTGACGAGCACCTTGGACTTTCCGCTGAAGACGGTCCGTTTCTGGATGCAGGTCGTCTCTGATGGTATGTCCCTTTTCCTCCGCGTATTTTACAAGATAACTAATGCACAGCAGAGAACGCCAAATTTTTCGCCATAGCGGATCCACCTCAGGCGATTTCGATTCAGGCCAAGCCTGAGGAAGCTGTGGTTGAACGCGCCGGTTCAGAATCCTCGGAAGATAGATTGCCTCTTCCCGAAGGTGAAGCTGCCCGCGCGAGTTCATCGGGAACTGTACCGGAGAACAGCATCGGTGCAACTGGGGGTGCGACAATCACCAACGCTGTGAATGTTTCACACATCGAAATTGTCCCTCAGGATCCTGTGCCTACGGACTCGAGCGGCACGGGTGCGCCTACTACTGGAGACTCCGAGAACGATGCAGTGATTGCTGCCATTATCGCGGAAGATCTGCAGCAGATGGATACCGACCGAGTCCCTGATGCAGCTCCCCCGGCCACTCAGGAGCCCAGTCAAGCGGTACCAGCTGAGCCTGAGACTCAGGCTAGCACAGCTGCGGACATTCCTGCTCCGTCAATCGAGCCGGAGGTCCCCCAGCCAGTAGACCACGTGTATTACTTCATCCAAAGGTTCGATGTGGAAGCGCAGGCCTTGCGCACAGTGggatccttcttctcgaagaaggaagagaacatCAAGAATGCCGTCCGGAGACATCTCAAGATCCCGCCAATGAAGGATTTCCAGATCTGGCAACGTGTGGATGGAACCACCGTGACTACCATGGCTTCGGGCGAGACATTCGAGGTTTATGTTCCCGATGGTACCTGCTTTATTGTGGGTGACAAGTTGAACAAAGACAGGTAAGCCTAACCTATCCTCGTGTGATTACTCTCCCCAGACTGACCCCTACCTCTATAGACGGTTGCAGCTCAACGTGGCCGGTCTCTTCGGCAATCCCGATCAGCTAGTCCGCTATCTGTGGGCTGATTCTCGCAACCACCCCACGCGTGCCTTCACCGGCTTCAAGACCATTGATGCATCGTTCACGAACGACTACTACAGTGGGGAGTTCAACAAGGGTCACTTCCACGGCAAGGGCAAGCACATCTCTGACCTTGCCGCAACCTATGTCGGAGATTTCGTGCTAGGCAAGCGCCATGGAACCGGCTTTATGGAGTACCCAACCGGGGACACGTACGACGGTGACTGGTTCGACGGCATTTGTCACGGACAAGGCACGTACGTCGAGCGCAAGACAGGCAACAAGTATGTCGGCGGGTACAAGGACGGCAAACGCCACGGCAAGGGCATCAGCTACTGGGAGGTAGCCGATGAAGAAATGGATCTGTGTCAGATCTGTTACGGAGAGGAGCAAGACGCCTTGTTCTATGACTGTGGGCATGTTTGTGCCTGCGTGACCTGCGCTCGCCAGGTCGATCTCTGTCCCATCTGCcggaagaacatcatcagTGTGGTTAAGATCTACCGCACATAGTGAGCCCGTGCCTGCCCGCCCTCAACCCAACTTCGTTGCAGGGCAAACGGGGAAATAGAAATACGTGACCCTCCCCTGCATTTGGTTTCAGTTAACATTGCATTGAAGAATTCATCATACCCAGGATGTTGCAAAGACCGGAGTGATTGGTTTGGTTGATATTAGACACGATGTTGTCAGCAGATTTGGAGTTTAGACTTGATTGATTATACTATCTGTTTTTAATTTCATGAAGTTAAGCAATCTGAAGAATATGCAGTTCAACTTTATTGGCCCACAGTAAATATATTGTAGACAAAGCAACATAATCAAAGCGATAACTCGGCTACTAGTAGggcatcatccccaacctAGTAATCcctacctacttaccacCCATCTACACTACCCAAACCATACTACAGTTCCAATCCTACTAAGCAACTATTAATGAACaaaaattaaagaagaaaatttaATGGTATCTATTGACTCGACTCGACTCAACtcaactcactcactcagcCCAAGTAGAAACGAAGCTATTCATCTATCCTatctaccaccatcatcatcatcataccaagaaaagaaaagaaaagaaaacaaagataTAGAAAAACATATGCATGCGCCGCCCATACAGACcaacaagacaagacaataACAAGACAAATAAATGCTTTTTATGtcagaacaacaacaacaatcacctCATGAGTTAGATTACAAGAAGGGGAAAGTAAAGAGAGCAGAAAATGGGTTACATATTTTGGTTAACTCATTTCTTGCTTGTCTTCTTGgcggtcttcttcgtcttcttctctgtaGGTTCTtgcgcggtggtggtggtggtggtggtggtgggttttTGTTGCTGCTTCTTTGTCGTGGTGGAGGGTTCTGTGTCTGTCTTGGTTTTGGcgggcttctcttcctttgaATCCTTCTTAGGggtctccttctccttcttttcctcggtcttcttcttctcggcagcGGGAGAGTCGGAGGACTCGTCCTtggacttggacttggcgGGCTTGTTCAGAATAGCCTTAGGGTTCAGACCCTTACGGCGGAGACGGTTGCGCTCGGCGCGAGCGATACGGGCagcgtcttcctcgtcctcttcgaaGGGACCGAAGCTGCCGCCTTCGGTTTCGATGACCATGCCGTCTTCGTCGGTGATGGGGGTCTTGTCGATGGgttcgtcgtcatcggtggtggtggaggcgacGGAGGGGGTCTTGGACTTCTTGGCGGAGGTGCCTTCGGTAGAAgtagcggcagcggcggcatcGCCAGGCTTGGGGGTAGGGGAGGCGGCGGTCTTCTTGAGCTTGCAGACGAAGAAACCGTCGACGTTCTCGCGGTGGGGGAAGTAGCGTCTCGTGAGGGTCATCTTGGGGTCGAAGTGCTTGCCCATGTAGCTGGTCATACCGGGGCTACCGAAGTCGCCGAGGCCGGTGTCGACGAGCTTGACGTTGGGGCGCTTGCGCAGGACGTACTGCACCACGGCTTCGTTCTCTTCGACGGTGACACTGCAGGTGGAGTAGACGATGTAGCCGCCGGTCTTGGAGGCGTGGTCGACGGAGTCGATGGCGGccaggagaagctggcgcTGCATGTGGGGGATGGCGAGGAAGTCGCGCTCGTTCTTGGAGGTCTTGACGCCCGGGTCCTTGGAAATGACACCGGTACCGGTGCAGGGGGCATCGAGAAGGACACGGTCAAACCCGCCCATGGCCTTGGGGAAGGCGGTGCGGGCGTCCATGTTGGTCACGATGGTGTTCTTGCAGCCCAGACGGTGGATGTTACCGATCAGACCCTTGGCACGGGGCTTGCTGGCATCGTTGGCGATGACGCAGCCGGTGTTGCGCATGAGGGCGGAGATGTAGGTGGTCTTACCACCGGGGGCAGAGGCCATATCGAGAACACGCTCGTTGGGTTGCGGGGCGAGGGCCATGacggggaggaaagaggaggcgGCTTGGATGATGTAGTGACCAGCCAGGTATTCGGGGGTGGCACCAAGGGGAACGGCGGATTCGAAGACCTGGAGACCGACCTTGGACCACTTGCCGACGGGCTCGAGCACGACACCACGGTTGATGAGCGCCTGGGCGAGGGAACGACGGTTGGTGCGGAGGGTGTTTGTACGGATGACGACGGGACGGGGGGTTTCGTTGgcttcgaagaaggcgaaggctTCCATGGGGGTGAAGAGGTTGAAGAGCTTCTCGGCGAGGTAGGGGGTGTAGCCGTAGTAGGTGCAGATGTCGCCGATGAGCAGCTGGGTGTAATCGGTACGAGACTTGCCGGGGGCACCGAGGGTCTTCAAATCACCCAGGATACGGATGGTGTCGGTGATTCTGGTACGGAGCAGCTGAAGATCGGGAGCCAGGCCGGGCTGAGTGCCCTCGGCGTCGCCGAAGACATCGGGACGGTCACCGGCGATGTTGGTCTGCATGGCGGATTCCTTGATTTCGCgctcggcctcctcctcctcttcctgtctCTGCAGGTCCAGCTTGCGCGACAAACCCTCGATGTTGGCGGCGGTCAGCTTCTCTTCAGCGTCGGAAaggtcttcgtcgtcggagAACATGGTTTCGCGAGGgtggtcatcatcgtcggaatCGACGAACGAGTCGTTGTCCTCCTCCTGGCTATCCATCGAGCCATCGCTTATACCGTCCAGATCGTCGAACTCATCGgcatccatctcctcaatACCAGATatttcctcatcgtcgtcctcatcgtcggagTCCATGAACTGCGGCTTCTTCTCGACGGCCTTAGCCTTGGGCTTGGATTCAGCCTTAGGCTTAGCCTCAGCCTTAGTCGCCTTGCCATTAACAGCGCcattggccttcttcttgacagCGGGCTTCGcgaccttctcctcatcggcatcaGATCTTCTCCGCTTCTTTCCCGTCTCGGGCTTCGACTCGGGCTCAccagccttgcgcttcttgtaAATGGTGATCTTAGACTCATCCAGCGGGGCCGGAGGGCC of Aspergillus luchuensis IFO 4308 DNA, chromosome 7, nearly complete sequence contains these proteins:
- the NOP2 gene encoding rRNA (cytosine-C5-)-methyltransferase NOP2 (COG:A;~EggNog:ENOG410PHXV;~InterPro:IPR023267,IPR023273,IPR029063,IPR018314, IPR011023,IPR001678,IPR031341;~PFAM:PF17125,PF01189;~go_function: GO:0003723 - RNA binding [Evidence IEA];~go_function: GO:0008168 - methyltransferase activity [Evidence IEA];~go_function: GO:0008757 - S-adenosylmethionine-dependent methyltransferase activity [Evidence IEA];~go_process: GO:0001510 - RNA methylation [Evidence IEA];~go_process: GO:0006396 - RNA processing [Evidence IEA]), which encodes MGVGRRMKKQGPPAPLDESKITIYKKRKAGEPESKPETGKKRRRSDADEEKVAKPAVKKKANGAVNGKATKAEAKPKAESKPKAKAVEKKPQFMDSDDEDDDEEISGIEEMDADEFDDLDGISDGSMDSQEEDNDSFVDSDDDDHPRETMFSDDEDLSDAEEKLTAANIEGLSRKLDLQRQEEEEEAEREIKESAMQTNIAGDRPDVFGDAEGTQPGLAPDLQLLRTRITDTIRILGDLKTLGAPGKSRTDYTQLLIGDICTYYGYTPYLAEKLFNLFTPMEAFAFFEANETPRPVVIRTNTLRTNRRSLAQALINRGVVLEPVGKWSKVGLQVFESAVPLGATPEYLAGHYIIQAASSFLPVMALAPQPNERVLDMASAPGGKTTYISALMRNTGCVIANDASKPRAKGLIGNIHRLGCKNTIVTNMDARTAFPKAMGGFDRVLLDAPCTGTGVISKDPGVKTSKNERDFLAIPHMQRQLLLAAIDSVDHASKTGGYIVYSTCSVTVEENEAVVQYVLRKRPNVKLVDTGLGDFGSPGMTSYMGKHFDPKMTLTRRYFPHRENVDGFFVCKLKKTAASPTPKPGDAAAAATSTEGTSAKKSKTPSVASTTTDDDEPIDKTPITDEDGMVIETEGGSFGPFEEDEEDAARIARAERNRLRRKGLNPKAILNKPAKSKSKDESSDSPAAEKKKTEEKKEKETPKKDSKEEKPAKTKTDTEPSTTTKKQQQKPTTTTTTTTAQEPTEKKTKKTAKKTSKK
- a CDS encoding putative MATH and UCH domain protein (COG:O;~EggNog:ENOG410PH06;~InterPro:IPR001841,IPR038765,IPR008974,IPR002083, IPR001394,IPR003409,IPR013083;~MEROPS:MER0002475;~PFAM:PF13920,PF02493,PF00443;~go_function: GO:0004843 - thiol-dependent ubiquitin-specific protease activity [Evidence IEA];~go_function: GO:0005515 - protein binding [Evidence IEA];~go_process: GO:0016579 - protein deubiquitination [Evidence IEA]) — its product is MDASPNPGSNVEQQQQQQQQQQPPITLSAQVPPESVRETTVTIEAATDDSTVPVTNPITTSIPLEPPSSDSPSVEIQDEAPRVDIPPPVQADPVPVIQPPQPELEHAYWADIEEDLSVPDEAEMKEIESAADGDYSAYEYDYWEKNFHPDLDDPEYLPAEKARMTWKIKGVRGTPDAPNRVKIMRSPPAYMGGYWWTIKFFPRGNNVNSLSIYIECSPTMPLPDKHLPETEFKVMHGPADAALDVNAPDVDMKFAQTNDSASWLEAFKAQYPAAAQQAESNGTKSWRVSAQIGVILYNPEEPRTGWMQSSCHQFNPHNLDWGWTNFHGPWDQIHRRQRGQRQALLRNDTLAFDAYIRIVDDPTRSLWWHASDTEPTWDSLSLTGYRPLGDSVINHSAEVAGLATWVHMAPFCKIIQKANVLEHLTSCDVKPKPLCDALQKFLWQLRSRGQSLQYVDTDMITSTLRNLHEYSGDVCEFWERLRRTLEIELAGTDAVQELARLFDSPSIESLPSEAQTQDVINTVPKDFNSRICVPADQAKTTTEAFSWYLSAKPGRWVLPPVLHLELGRQKLDKAARQWRLLYNRVDLDEELDLTPWLLDSQEGKYVLYGYIVHRGRRTSGKFFSILRPGGPGTRWLAFDDGSDNRVECLTRKTALGPHLGLDASQKVDHKTGHDVAIAVMYIRSDVVQEFLPGPQGPWDVPASLKEYYETGIPPVQLDDKCDKDEINVEVYSLPKYDQLGSLFDTYDLMSQAKLENGVMYLTVPRSSNYVDLRKKIALWASAKSSENTCAEHVRLWQIGHTRDQFGPTLAFARISDLTSTLDFPLKTVRFWMQVVSDENAKFFAIADPPQAISIQAKPEEAVVERAGSESSEDRLPLPEGEAARASSSGTVPENSIGATGGATITNAVNVSHIEIVPQDPVPTDSSGTGAPTTGDSENDAVIAAIIAEDLQQMDTDRVPDAAPPATQEPSQAVPAEPETQASTAADIPAPSIEPEVPQPVDHVYYFIQRFDVEAQALRTVGSFFSKKEENIKNAVRRHLKIPPMKDFQIWQRVDGTTVTTMASGETFEVYVPDGTCFIVGDKLNKDRRLQLNVAGLFGNPDQLVRYLWADSRNHPTRAFTGFKTIDASFTNDYYSGEFNKGHFHGKGKHISDLAATYVGDFVLGKRHGTGFMEYPTGDTYDGDWFDGICHGQGTYVERKTGNKYVGGYKDGKRHGKGISYWEVADEEMDLCQICYGEEQDALFYDCGHVCACVTCARQVDLCPICRKNIISVVKIYRT